The Castanea sativa cultivar Marrone di Chiusa Pesio chromosome 11, ASM4071231v1 genome contains a region encoding:
- the LOC142617081 gene encoding ESCRT-related protein CHMP1B produces MGNTEKLLNQIMELKFTSKSLQRQSKKCEKEEKSEKLKIKKAMEKGNIDGARIYAENAIRKRTEQMNYLRLASRLDAVVARLDTQAKMSTINKSMGNIVKSLESSLATGNLQKMSETMDSFEKQFVNMEVQAEFMESAMAGSTSLSTPEGEVNSLMQQVADDYGLEVSVGLPQPAAHAVPTKESTSEKVDEDDLSRRLAELKARG; encoded by the coding sequence ATGGGAAACACAGAGAAGCTTTTGAACCAGATCATGGAGCTGAAATTCACGTCGAAGTCGCTCCAACGCCAATCCAAGAAATGCGAGAAGGAGGAGAAATCCGAGAAGCTGAAGATCAAGAAAGCCATGGAGAAAGGCAACATCGACGGAGCTCGAATCTACGCCGAGAACGCAATCCGGAAACGCACCGAGCAGATGAACTATCTCCGCCTCGCCTCTCGCCTCGACGCCGTCGTGGCTCGTCTCGACACGCAGGCGAAGATGTCCACGATCAACAAGTCCATGGGGAACATCGTGAAGTCCCTCGAGTCCTCGCTCGCCACCGGGAATCTCCAGAAGATGTCTGAGACCATGGACTCGTTCGAGAAGCAGTTTGTCAACATGGAGGTCCAGGCCGAGTTCATGGAGAGCGCGATGGCCGGTTCCACCTCGCTGTCCACGCCCGAAGGGGAGGTGAATAGCTTGATGCAACAGGTTGCGGATGATTACGGCCTTGAGGTCTCCGTCGGCCTGCCGCAGCCGGCGGCGCATGCCGTGCCGACGAAGGAGTCCACCTCGGAGAAGGTCGATGAGGATGACCTGTCGAGGCGGCTCGCCGAGCTTAAGGCCAGAGGGTAA